Proteins encoded within one genomic window of Empedobacter falsenii:
- a CDS encoding Na+/H+ antiporter gives MLENLTFYLILVIITVLLVMLAKKIKVAYPVLLVLAGLGISFIPGTPKIHIEPELIFFIFLPPLLYEAAWATSWKELWRWRRIVVSFAFVVVFITSLVVAFVANHFIPGFSLALGFLLGGIVSPPDAVSAGAILKFVKIPKRYSSILEGESLLNDASSLIIFRFAMIAVATGQFIWHEVALSFLWMCIGGAGIGILIGIFFMKMHRLLPTDANIDIVLTVVTPFLMYLVAEELHASGVLAVVCGGLLLYNRSHSFLATSSRLGTLNVWSSLVFLLNGIVFMMIGLDLPQIVSGLETDLFTAFGYGVLITVILVITRIVAAYGAVFTTMIMRNFITVADRQNPGWKVPALIGWTGMRGVVSLAAALSIPLTLHDGTPFPHRNLILFITFVVILLTLLVQGLTLPFLITKFKIQDPDFTRSEKEIDNEIRNELAKIGVKRIQDTHFEKLEKFPAIKDQLQIWENRVNSSEVILNFPEYREVYLDIINHQREWLISKNREELLLDEEIVRKHLKMLDLQEEKLGMH, from the coding sequence ATGCTAGAGAATCTCACATTTTACCTGATCCTAGTAATCATCACCGTTTTGCTGGTGATGCTTGCCAAAAAAATAAAAGTTGCATATCCGGTTTTGCTGGTCCTGGCCGGTCTGGGCATCAGTTTTATTCCCGGCACGCCTAAAATTCATATAGAACCTGAACTAATATTTTTTATATTCCTGCCGCCACTTTTGTATGAAGCTGCCTGGGCGACTTCTTGGAAAGAATTATGGCGCTGGCGCAGGATTGTGGTCAGTTTTGCTTTCGTGGTAGTGTTTATTACCTCTTTGGTTGTAGCTTTTGTCGCCAATCATTTTATTCCTGGATTTTCGCTGGCACTGGGTTTTCTATTGGGGGGAATAGTTTCGCCGCCGGATGCCGTGAGTGCCGGAGCGATTTTGAAATTTGTAAAAATCCCGAAACGGTATTCTTCCATTCTTGAAGGTGAAAGTTTGCTGAACGATGCTTCATCATTGATTATTTTTCGCTTTGCAATGATTGCCGTTGCGACGGGACAATTCATCTGGCACGAAGTTGCCCTTAGTTTTCTGTGGATGTGTATCGGGGGTGCTGGAATCGGAATCCTTATAGGAATTTTCTTTATGAAGATGCACCGCTTGTTGCCAACTGATGCCAATATCGATATTGTACTCACAGTCGTAACGCCGTTCCTCATGTATCTTGTGGCGGAAGAGCTTCACGCTTCCGGTGTTTTGGCTGTAGTTTGTGGTGGTTTGTTGCTTTACAACAGAAGTCATTCTTTTCTGGCTACTTCATCGCGTTTAGGGACGCTAAATGTTTGGAGCAGTTTGGTTTTTTTGCTGAATGGTATTGTTTTTATGATGATCGGGCTCGATCTACCACAGATTGTTTCAGGGCTTGAAACAGATTTGTTCACAGCATTTGGTTATGGCGTTTTGATTACAGTTATTCTGGTTATAACAAGAATCGTTGCGGCTTATGGTGCCGTATTCACCACGATGATTATGCGTAATTTCATCACTGTTGCCGACCGACAAAATCCAGGCTGGAAAGTGCCTGCTTTAATCGGTTGGACGGGAATGCGCGGCGTGGTTTCACTGGCTGCCGCACTTTCAATTCCGCTGACTTTGCATGATGGAACACCCTTTCCGCACAGGAACTTGATTTTATTTATCACTTTCGTGGTCATCCTGCTTACTTTGTTGGTTCAGGGTTTGACGCTGCCTTTTCTCATCACAAAATTCAAAATTCAGGATCCTGATTTTACCCGCTCTGAAAAGGAAATCGATAATGAAATCCGGAACGAACTTGCAAAAATAGGAGTGAAAAGAATCCAGGATACCCATTTCGAAAAACTTGAAAAATTCCCGGCGATAAAGGATCAGTTACAAATCTGGGAAAATCGTGTCAACAGTTCGGAAGTCATTCTGAATTTTCCAGAATACCGTGAAGTTTACTTGGATATCATAAACCATCAGCGCGAATGGCTGATCTCCAAAAACCGTGAGGAACTTCTTCTTGACGAAGAAATTGTACGTAAACATTTAAAAATGCTCGATTTACAGGAAGAAAAACTGGGAATGCATTAA
- a CDS encoding iron-containing alcohol dehydrogenase, with product MSKLFVAGEVFHGAGSLDELKNIKGKKAFIVTGGSSMRKSGTLDKAIAYLNEAGIETIVFDGVEEDPSSATSFKGAEAMREFQPDWIVGLGGCSAIDAAKMMWVFYEHPDADFDAMTTPFTVPTLRKKAKFIAIPSTSGTGTETTGLAVITDREKGVKYPIVSYELTPDVAIIDGEICASMPAHITSNTGLDALTHCVEAYVSNIENNYADVLAKGGLEIVFDNLKEAVNNPTNIKARQNMHDASFMAGLAFNNAWLGIVHSLSHQVGALYGIPHGMSNAIFLPNVIRYNAKVSDRFPDLAKVIGKSTAEELAQAIETLRSEVNNIGSIKEFGISKEDWDKNLDYIANNALVDPCTGFNPRVPTLEELKEIYNICYEGLVYQD from the coding sequence ATGAGTAAATTATTTGTTGCGGGTGAAGTATTTCATGGCGCTGGATCTTTAGACGAATTAAAAAATATCAAAGGTAAAAAAGCATTTATTGTAACTGGAGGAAGTTCTATGCGTAAAAGTGGAACTTTAGATAAGGCGATTGCATATTTAAATGAAGCTGGTATAGAAACTATTGTATTTGATGGGGTTGAAGAAGATCCTTCTTCAGCTACAAGTTTTAAAGGTGCTGAAGCTATGCGTGAATTTCAACCAGATTGGATTGTTGGTTTAGGTGGTTGTTCAGCAATTGATGCTGCAAAAATGATGTGGGTTTTCTACGAACATCCTGATGCTGATTTTGATGCCATGACAACACCATTTACTGTACCTACGTTAAGAAAAAAAGCAAAATTTATTGCGATTCCTTCTACAAGTGGAACAGGAACAGAAACAACTGGTTTAGCCGTAATTACAGATCGTGAAAAAGGTGTGAAATACCCTATCGTTTCTTACGAATTAACACCGGATGTTGCCATTATAGACGGAGAAATTTGTGCTTCTATGCCTGCTCACATAACTTCAAATACAGGATTAGACGCTTTAACACATTGTGTAGAAGCTTATGTATCGAATATTGAAAATAACTACGCTGATGTTTTAGCGAAAGGAGGTTTAGAAATTGTTTTTGATAACTTAAAAGAAGCGGTGAATAACCCTACGAACATCAAAGCTCGTCAAAACATGCACGATGCATCTTTTATGGCAGGTTTAGCATTTAATAATGCATGGTTAGGAATTGTTCACTCATTATCTCACCAAGTTGGGGCATTATACGGAATCCCTCACGGTATGTCGAATGCCATCTTTTTACCTAATGTTATTCGTTATAACGCAAAAGTTTCAGATCGTTTTCCTGATTTAGCAAAAGTTATTGGAAAATCAACGGCTGAAGAATTAGCACAAGCTATTGAAACGTTAAGAAGCGAAGTGAATAATATTGGATCGATTAAAGAATTTGGTATTTCAAAAGAAGATTGGGATAAAAACTTAGATTATATTGCTAATAATGCTTTAGTTGATCCTTGTACAGGATTTAATCCACGAGTACCAACTTTAGAAGAGTTAAAAGAAATTTACAATATCTGTTACGAAGGTTTAGTTTACCAAGACTAA
- a CDS encoding KGG domain-containing protein, whose translation MKRSNSNNHNSHSNSNNAKSTLEEIYQLGYDHGFNDASQDEDYDDDFSDYEEDYDDFISGYQDDDYDDDDYDDDDYDDEDYDDEDDQDNRRGNRRSTPQRDSMGRFVSSNNRSSGRGNRSSSSRSNNRRSTSNSSSNSRSNSSRSGNSRNSGSGSGTSKRGFASMSKAERTRIARMGGRASHGGGRSSNQRGRSSNSSRSGFGGRRNG comes from the coding sequence ATGAAAAGAAGTAATTCAAACAACCACAATTCGCACAGTAATTCAAACAATGCTAAATCAACCTTAGAAGAAATTTATCAGCTGGGTTATGATCATGGTTTTAATGATGCATCACAAGATGAAGATTATGATGATGATTTTTCTGATTATGAAGAAGACTATGATGATTTTATAAGCGGTTATCAAGATGATGACTATGACGATGATGACTATGACGATGATGATTACGACGACGAAGATTATGATGATGAAGATGATCAGGATAATAGAAGAGGAAATAGAAGAAGTACGCCACAGCGAGATAGTATGGGTAGATTTGTTTCTTCTAATAATCGATCTTCTGGTCGTGGTAACCGTTCTTCATCATCACGATCTAATAACCGAAGATCTACTTCTAACTCTTCTTCTAATTCTCGAAGCAATTCATCAAGAAGTGGGAATAGCAGAAATTCAGGAAGTGGATCGGGAACTTCAAAAAGAGGATTTGCTTCAATGAGCAAAGCAGAACGTACGCGTATTGCGCGTATGGGAGGTAGAGCATCTCATGGAGGTGGACGATCTTCTAATCAACGCGGGCGTTCTTCAAATTCAAGCCGTTCAGGTTTTGGAGGTAGAAGAAATGGTTAA
- a CDS encoding YciE/YciF ferroxidase family protein: MAKKESHQIDSMDKSIENIDDKMKKSELHKFFISALKDIYYAEHALIDGLEKMQKSATTEELQDAFEDHQLQTKKHISRLEKVFTLLDEKADKKECEAIKGLIKEAEEIIKSTKDGSMTRDAALIIAAQKIEHYEIATYGGLVQLALTMEHEKVADLLEKTLSEEEETDDNLTEIAETLINFEAEEEN, encoded by the coding sequence ATGGCAAAGAAAGAGTCTCATCAAATTGATTCAATGGATAAATCAATCGAAAATATTGATGATAAAATGAAAAAATCAGAATTGCATAAATTCTTTATTTCTGCACTTAAAGATATATACTATGCTGAACATGCATTAATTGATGGATTGGAAAAAATGCAAAAATCTGCTACAACAGAAGAGCTTCAAGATGCTTTTGAGGATCATCAATTACAAACCAAAAAGCATATCAGCCGATTAGAAAAAGTTTTTACTTTACTCGATGAAAAAGCAGATAAAAAAGAATGTGAAGCAATAAAAGGATTAATAAAAGAGGCAGAAGAGATTATAAAATCCACTAAAGACGGATCGATGACGCGTGACGCGGCTTTGATTATTGCTGCTCAAAAAATTGAACATTATGAAATTGCAACGTATGGAGGACTTGTGCAGTTAGCTTTGACAATGGAACATGAAAAGGTTGCTGATTTACTTGAAAAAACATTGTCTGAAGAAGAAGAAACGGATGATAATCTTACTGAAATTGCTGAAACTTTAATCAATTTTGAAGCGGAAGAAGAAAATTAG
- a CDS encoding helix-turn-helix domain-containing protein — MKQYHLKDFNQKREDENLSFRVFDFTSATLAPYTIPHQNTHFCVLMVEEGILALQVEENKHILRPHKVAVIFPHQASLIQVQSEQIKGKLILFDEVLFCSDILKNELSVYNVNLSTQLNCTILEEEPFKEGLRTVKIVQDIYHHPSLIKKEQARFFIKTFLLSLIESVHGQHALLSTSHSSDQQLYVHFKKLLNERYKTQRTVQYYADQLHITPKKLNTITKKHCGETAIDAIHHRILTEIKRQLMFGDRPHKEIAFDLGFNSPAALNKFVKAKLNETPTQLQQELAQMYNT; from the coding sequence ATGAAGCAGTATCACCTAAAAGATTTTAATCAAAAAAGAGAAGACGAAAATTTATCTTTTCGTGTATTCGATTTTACATCCGCTACTTTAGCCCCCTATACCATACCTCATCAAAATACACACTTTTGTGTCTTGATGGTTGAAGAAGGCATTCTGGCTTTACAAGTTGAAGAAAATAAACATATTCTTCGTCCTCATAAAGTAGCTGTTATTTTCCCTCATCAGGCCAGTTTAATACAAGTTCAATCTGAACAAATAAAAGGAAAACTTATACTTTTTGATGAAGTGCTTTTTTGTTCGGATATTCTTAAGAATGAACTTAGCGTATACAATGTCAATTTATCCACCCAATTGAATTGCACAATTTTAGAAGAAGAACCATTTAAAGAAGGCTTACGCACTGTAAAAATTGTACAAGATATTTATCACCACCCTAGTTTGATCAAGAAAGAACAAGCACGTTTTTTTATTAAAACGTTTTTATTATCGCTGATTGAATCTGTACATGGCCAACACGCCTTACTTTCGACATCTCATAGCAGCGATCAACAATTATATGTGCATTTTAAAAAACTCTTGAACGAGCGATACAAAACTCAACGTACGGTTCAGTATTATGCGGATCAATTGCACATCACGCCTAAAAAATTAAACACCATTACGAAAAAGCATTGTGGAGAAACGGCTATTGATGCCATTCATCACCGCATCTTAACGGAAATTAAACGCCAGCTGATGTTTGGAGATCGTCCTCATAAAGAAATTGCTTTTGATTTAGGCTTTAATTCACCTGCTGCTTTGAATAAATTTGTAAAAGCAAAATTGAACGAAACCCCTACACAATTACAACAAGAATTGGCTCAAATGTATAACACGTAG
- a CDS encoding Crp/Fnr family transcriptional regulator, with protein sequence MLIDEKLLYQFGAERVYFKNGETVFTEGAHPSFYYQIIVGKVKVNHFNEEGKESIQNILLPGNSVGECFLFLERLYPMNAQVIEDTVFLRLSKTNFLELLESNPCLYINLSRCMSEKLHYKFLMMQNNSINNPIIRMKGLLDYLKNNAIESTVPFSFKIDLTRQQLAGITGMCVETVIRTVKLMESQNMLRLQKGKILY encoded by the coding sequence ATGCTTATTGATGAAAAATTATTGTATCAGTTTGGTGCTGAAAGAGTCTATTTTAAGAATGGAGAGACTGTATTTACGGAAGGTGCTCATCCTTCTTTCTATTATCAGATTATTGTAGGAAAAGTTAAAGTTAATCATTTTAATGAAGAAGGAAAAGAATCTATACAAAACATTCTATTACCAGGAAATAGCGTAGGAGAATGTTTCTTGTTTTTAGAAAGATTGTACCCGATGAACGCTCAAGTTATAGAAGATACCGTATTTTTAAGATTAAGTAAAACTAATTTTTTAGAATTATTGGAATCTAATCCTTGCTTATACATAAATCTTAGTCGTTGTATGTCAGAGAAATTGCATTATAAGTTTCTTATGATGCAAAATAACTCCATTAATAACCCCATTATTAGAATGAAAGGATTATTGGATTATTTGAAAAATAATGCTATAGAATCAACAGTGCCTTTTTCTTTTAAAATAGATTTAACACGACAGCAATTAGCTGGTATAACAGGAATGTGTGTAGAAACTGTAATTCGAACGGTCAAGTTAATGGAATCTCAGAATATGTTAAGGTTACAAAAGGGAAAAATACTGTATTAA
- a CDS encoding Crp/Fnr family transcriptional regulator — MLIDKDLLFEFGATQQTYKPGEFIIKKGITAKFYLQIQSGKVKRKNYQHEKIVLETQLSKGQSLGESFLFSEDLYTITIQAMVDCDILKLEKVSFHNLLEKHPHLYGNICKCMSEKLFHKFIMIQHLSIRKLGIDNYK, encoded by the coding sequence ATGTTAATAGACAAAGATTTATTATTTGAATTTGGTGCAACTCAGCAAACCTACAAACCAGGAGAATTTATTATTAAAAAAGGCATAACAGCAAAATTTTATCTACAAATACAAAGTGGAAAAGTAAAGAGAAAAAATTATCAACACGAAAAAATAGTTTTAGAAACTCAGCTTTCTAAAGGACAAAGTTTAGGTGAGTCATTTCTATTTTCGGAAGATCTATATACTATTACAATTCAGGCAATGGTAGATTGTGACATATTAAAATTAGAGAAAGTAAGTTTTCATAATCTTTTAGAAAAACATCCTCATTTGTATGGTAATATTTGTAAATGTATGAGCGAAAAATTGTTTCATAAATTTATTATGATTCAACATTTATCAATCAGAAAACTTGGAATAGATAATTATAAGTGA
- a CDS encoding SDR family oxidoreductase has translation MKKLQQANQQQTRPGKEKKMQPIPETYPIIYPQEGKLAGKTALITGGDSGIGKATALLFAKEGADIAIAYLNEKEEALSTKKEIEKFNVNCKIIKGDLSIEKNCKIAVEKTIESFHKIDILINNAALHWECETLEEISTKQLEKTFKNNVFSYFWMTKYTLPYMQKGSTIINTTSVTAYRGSPKLIDYAASKGAIVSFTRSLSANLVKKEIRVNAVAPGPVWTPLIVSSFEPEKIATFGSDKPMERAAMPNEIAPAFLFLASEDARFITGQVIHPNGGEIING, from the coding sequence ATGAAAAAATTACAACAAGCAAATCAACAACAAACCAGACCAGGAAAAGAAAAAAAAATGCAACCAATTCCCGAGACATATCCAATTATATATCCGCAAGAAGGAAAATTGGCTGGAAAAACAGCCTTAATAACAGGTGGAGATAGTGGGATTGGAAAAGCTACAGCTTTACTTTTCGCTAAAGAAGGTGCAGATATCGCAATTGCATATTTAAATGAAAAAGAAGAGGCGTTATCGACTAAAAAAGAAATTGAGAAATTTAATGTCAATTGTAAAATAATAAAAGGCGATTTGTCTATTGAGAAAAATTGTAAAATTGCAGTTGAAAAAACTATTGAATCATTTCATAAAATTGATATCTTAATTAATAATGCAGCTTTACATTGGGAATGTGAAACATTAGAAGAAATTTCAACGAAGCAGCTAGAAAAAACATTTAAAAACAATGTATTCTCATATTTCTGGATGACAAAATACACTTTACCTTATATGCAAAAAGGAAGCACCATCATCAATACTACTTCAGTTACTGCTTATAGGGGAAGTCCAAAATTAATTGATTATGCTGCCAGCAAAGGAGCTATCGTTTCATTTACAAGAAGCTTATCTGCTAATTTAGTAAAAAAAGAAATTAGAGTAAATGCTGTTGCACCTGGTCCTGTTTGGACACCTCTTATTGTATCTTCTTTTGAACCTGAAAAAATTGCAACATTTGGAAGTGACAAACCTATGGAAAGAGCTGCTATGCCAAATGAAATTGCACCTGCTTTTTTATTTTTAGCTTCAGAAGATGCTCGATTTATTACGGGACAAGTAATCCATCCAAATGGTGGAGAAATCATAAACGGCTAA